The following nucleotide sequence is from Fructobacillus americanaquae.
CTGACTTTAGTAACTTTTTAAGAGAAAAGTTTCAAATTAGTTTTAATAACTTAAACCTTTTGCAAGAGGCTTTGACCCAACGCAATTACTTGAATGAACATCCTCAGGAACAGGGCCGGGATTATCAACGACTCGAATTTTTGGGTGATGCCATCATGCAGGCAACGGTGACGGAATACCTCTTTAAGCGCTATCCGGATTGGGATGAAGGTCAATTGACTGAAATGCGAATCACCATGGTTCAAACAAAGTCCTTTGCTCACTTCGCCCAAGTCATCCACCTGAACGAGGCCATTCGTTTAGGTAAAGGTGAAGAAATGAATGGTGCCCGGTCACGTCCTTCACTTTTGGAGGATATTTGGGAAGCCTTTATTGGCGCCTTGTTCTTAGATCAGGGCCAGGCTGCCGTCGTTTCTTTGTTGAACCAGACGGTCTTTGCAGCCATTGATGAAAACTTCTTTGACCAATTTATTGACTTTAAGTCCCGCTTGCAAGAAAAGTTGCAAGCTCAGGGGTCCGTTGACATTACTTATCAAATTGAAAATGAAATCCGTAACGAAGATAACAGTCAGCTCTTTGAAGTTTTCGTTGCGGTTGATGGCAAGACTTTGGCTTATGGGTCAGGACAATCCATCAAGGATGCGGAAAAGGCGGCCGCACAAAAAGCCTATCAAGGTTTAACCGCCAAATAACACACAAGAGTATACAAAGCGCCCATGAAATTAAAGACACTGGAAATTATTGGCTTTAAGTCTTTTGCCAATAAAACCGTGATTGACTTCCAGCAGGGAATGACTGGGATTGTTGGTCCAAATGGTTCTGGAAAATCAAATATTATTGAAGCCATCCGTTGGGTGATGGGGGAACAG
It contains:
- the rnc gene encoding ribonuclease III, which encodes MSPSDFSNFLREKFQISFNNLNLLQEALTQRNYLNEHPQEQGRDYQRLEFLGDAIMQATVTEYLFKRYPDWDEGQLTEMRITMVQTKSFAHFAQVIHLNEAIRLGKGEEMNGARSRPSLLEDIWEAFIGALFLDQGQAAVVSLLNQTVFAAIDENFFDQFIDFKSRLQEKLQAQGSVDITYQIENEIRNEDNSQLFEVFVAVDGKTLAYGSGQSIKDAEKAAAQKAYQGLTAK